The Thunnus thynnus chromosome 2, fThuThy2.1, whole genome shotgun sequence genome includes a region encoding these proteins:
- the fbxo4 gene encoding F-box only protein 4 — protein sequence MAGTIQQLSESTVIRSLRRFRDRYFSTSGKVDNDFVDTDEEESQPGYLDSLPVDVQFLIMNFLSPADICHLGATSRYWRAMVRDPLLWRFFLLRDMPYWPSIDHLTMPQLELLDGPLVSENEILDDSEEGGDQGMESQVDYMAEYLKGCPSCRQKWLPSRPTYKVVTSFLQSLVPSSEPRYAMFGPGMEKLDVSLVTRLMHAPDVLPVSGTPHRQINGIGSGISYMFNNQQKFNILTLYSTNRAERERARVQQQDISNKLFTFEGSDDSGYPVYSPAPHVQQVCQVVDGFIYVANAEPGRDEGESEAAQIQAVLRSVWGSTSRPLLVLSCVSREETEAASTTSLQTSTSRNRARCRTACVHMAKRLGLPQLANPWMVQDTVAESLSGLLDGISWLLRCSGVKLYSS from the exons ATGGCAGGTACGATCCAGCAGCTTAGCGAGTCTACAGTGATCCGCAGCCTCAGGAGATTTAGAGACAGGTATTTTTCAACCAGTGGTAAAGTTGACAACGATTTTGTGGACACGGACGAGGAAGAATCACAGCCAGGTTATCTGGACAGCTTACCG GTGGATGTGCAATTCCTGATCATGAACTTTCTATCTCCTGCGGATATCTGCCACCTGGGAGCAACCAGTCGGTACTGGAGGGCTATGGTTAGAGATCCATTGCTATGGAGATTTTTCCTGCTCAGGGACATGCCCTACTGGCCCTCCATAGATCATTTGACCATGCCCCAACTAGAGCTGTTGGATGGACCACTAGTCAGTGAAAATGAGATCCTGGATGATTCAGAAGAGGGGGGAGACCAAGGGATGGAATCACAAGTGGACTACATGGCAGA ATACCTGAAAGGATGCCCATCCTGCAGACAAAAATGGCTTCCTTCACGGCCGACATACAAGGTTGTGACCTCATTCCTCCAGTCTCTGGTGCCCTCATCCGAGCCACGTTATGCCATGTTTGGCCCTGGCATGGAGAAGCTGGATGTCTCTTTAGTCACAAGGCTCATGCATGCCCCAGATGTGCTTCCTGTCTCGGGCACtccacacagacagataaatg gAATTGGTTCGGGGATCAGTTATATGTTCAACAACCAGCAGAAATTCAATATCCTGACTCTTTACTCAACCAATAG ggcagagagggaaagagccAGAGTGCAGCAGCAGGATATCAGTAATAAGCTCTTCACTTTTGAAGGAAGCGATGATTCAGGTTACCCGGTCTACAGCCCTGCTCCTCATGTGCAACAAGTGTGCCAGGTGGTGGATGGTTTCATCTATGTAGCCAATGCAGAGCCTGGAAGAG ATGAGGGGGAGTCTGAGGCAGCTCAGATCCAGGCTGTGCTGAGATCCGTCTGGGGCTCAACATCCAGGCCTCTGCTGGTGCTCTCGTGTGTGTCCAGAGAAGAAACTGAAGCAGCCAGCACCACCAGCCTGCAAACTAGTACTAGCAGAAACAGGGCCAGGTGTCGAACTGCCTGTGTTCACATGGCAAAGAGACTTGGTCTGCCGCAGCTGGCTAATCCCTGGATG GTGCAGGACACAGTGGCAGAATCATTGTCAGGTCTTCTAGATGGCATTTCTTGGTTGCTGAGATGCTCTGGAGTCAAACTATATAGTAGCTAG
- the rimoc1 gene encoding RAB7A-interacting MON1-CCZ1 complex subunit 1: protein MADDYRRQGFELERRIFELDIKCSSLRAEKQDDDYLQNASAILDKLKSYYRQGGESSNLSKLLQDYTQVILDITFYEENKLVDQEFPEDCSPFKIQQLLQDLTEPEVMAGRLAPAQEVQSVLGLELLECLYWRRGALLYMYCHTLHQRKQWIKKNKDTFLKCIQEGVRYLMRMLQVRNSVKLNDGVVLHDTATASFLSEGIFSDTHLLTMMYIGEMCFWAVKYEDCSADTMERKEDRLQFRDIGTQILNKYVLACEGPLQGQGWNTENAKEILSILQ, encoded by the exons ATGGCCGACGACTACAGGCGACAAGGTTTCGAGTTGGAGAGAAGGATATTTGAGTTAGACATTAAATGTTCTAGTCTCAGAGCTGAAAAACAAG ATGATGACTATTTACAGAATGCATCTGCCATACTAGACAAGTTGAAAAGCTATTACAGACAAGGAGGGGAGAGTAGCAACCTTTCCAAGCTGCTTCAGGATTACACACAG gtGATACTAGACATCACATTTTATGAAGAGAACAAACTAGTGGACCAGGAGTTCCCTGAGGACTGTTCCCCATTTAAAatccagcagctgctgcaagATCTGACCGAGCCAGAAGTTATGGCAGGAAGACTAGCACCAGCCCAAGag GTGCAGTCTGTGTTGGGCCTGGAGCTGTTAGAATGTCTGTATTGGAGACGTGGAGCTCTGCTGTACATGTACTGCCACACCCTTCATCAACGAAAACAATGGATCAAGAAAAACAAGGACACATTCCTCAAG TGTATTCAGGAAGGAGTGCGCTACCTGATGCGGATGCTGCAGGTGAGAAACTCTGTGAAGCTCAACGATGGAGTGGTGCTCCATGACACTGCTACAGCAAGCTTCCTATCTGAAG GCATcttctcagacacacacctgttgACAATGATGTACATAGGGGAAATGTGCTTCTGGGCAGTTAAGTACGAGGACTGCAGTGCCGACACTATGGAACGTAAAGAAGATCGCCTCCAGTTTCGGGACATTGGCACACAGATCCTCAACAAATATGTGCTTGCCTGTGAGGGCCCTCTGCAGGGCCAGGGCTGGAACACAGAGAATGCCAAGGAAATCCTTAGTATTTTACAGTGA